The window GATCGACAACGGCTCTGTCGTCAACGTCAATCTCGCCAAGGCCGTGTCCATCGAACTCGATGGCGCCCGGAAGACCGTGAACACCACCTCCCCTGACGTTGCTGGACTGGTGAGCGAACTCGGCGTAGCAAGCTCCTCCGAAATCTCCCAGCCCAAAGAAGCGTCCTTGGAAGTGACCGGCTCATTCGTCTCCATTTCCACCCCCAAAACCATCAGCGTCGTAGCTGACGGCAAGGACACCAGCACCACCACGACGGCCACCGACGTCGCCACTGTACTCAAGGACACTGGAATAACAGTGGGCGCAAACGACCACATCTCCCAGCCCGGCAATGCTCCCATCGTCCAGGACATGGTGATCAAGGTCTCCCGCGTGGACACCAGCAAGACGGCCGAAGCTACGGAAGAAGTTCCCTTCGAAAGCGTGAAGAGCGACAGTGCAGAGCTCTTCAAGGGCGAAGAGAAAGTGACCCAGGAAGGCGTGGCAGGATCCTTGGTCAAGACCTTCAAGCTGGTCCTCGTGGACGGCCGTGAAGCCTCCCGCACCCTGGTATCCAGCAACGTGGCCACGCAGCCGGTGGCCGAGAAGATCAGCGTTGGCACCAAGGCTCGCCCCGTAGCCACTCCCACACCCCGGGCAGCAGCCGCCACCGCAGCACCCGCAGCCAGCGGCCCCACCGGTGCCCCGAACGAAGCCATGTGGGACAGGATCGCGCAGTGTGAATCGGGCGGAAACTGGTCCATCAACACTGGTAACGGGTACTACGGCGGACTGCAGTTCTCCAGCCCCACGTGGCTGGCAAACGGTGGTGGAGCCTACGCTCCCAACGCCAGCCTTGCCAGCAAGGCACAGCAGATTGACATCGCCAACCGTCTCTACGCAAAGAACGGCCTCAGCGACTGGGGCTGCGCCCACGCGGCCTGACCCCGCACAGGCGATACGATACCTAGGTGACTGAACCGAATTCCGAACCCGCCGCCGTCGCGCCTTTGATGGGTGCCACAGATATCCGACGGCTCGCCGAGGAAATCGGTGTACGCCCCACGAAAACCCTGGGGCAGAACTTTGTGATCGACGGCAACACGATCCGCAGGATTGTGGCCGCCGCCAACATAGCCGATGGCGAGACCGTGCTGGAGGTGGGCCCAGGACTGGGCTCCCTCACGCTCGGCTTGCTGGACGCGGCCACAGCTGTGGTCGCCGTCGAAATCGACCCCGTGTTGGCGGAAAAGCTGCCGGAAACCGTGCGTGCTTGGCGGCCCGGGGCGGAAGAGAACTTCCACCTGGTGCTCTCTGACGCCATGAAGGTCACCGAGCTGCCTTTGCCTCCCACCGCTTTGGTAGCGAACCTGCCCTACAACGTGGCAGTGCCGGTGGTGCTTCACCTGCTGCAGCATTTCCCCAGCCTTCAGCATGGCCTTGTCATGGTGCAGGATGAGGTTGCCGACCGCCTCGCCGCGAGCCCGGGCTCCAAGATCTATGGTGTCCCGTCGGTCAAGGCGGCCTGGTACGGACACATGCGAAAAGCCGGCGTGATCGGGATGAACGTGTTCTGGCCGGCGCCGAAAATCCACTCCGGCCTGGTCGCCTTCACGCGGCACGACCCCCCGGAGACGCATGCAACCCGTGAACAGGTGTTCGCCGTCATTGATGCTGCCTTCGCGCAACGCCGCAAGACCTTGCGCGCCGCACTCTCCGGTTGGGCGGGGAGCGCGTCAGAAGCTGAGCGGTGCCTCGTTGCTGCCGGTGTTGACCCCACAGCGCGCGGTGAGGTTCTGGATATCAATGCCTACGTCAAGATCGCCGAAGCCCGCCACCCTGTGGACGCATGAACCCGGGAAGCCGTAAACCCAGCAGCCTGCCGTTTGTGGGGGACCGCTTCCATGCCCGCACGGTTCGCGTCAAAGCCCCTGGCAAGGTCAACGTCTCCCTGAGCGTGGGCCCGTTGCGCCCTGACGGTTACCACTCGGTTGCCAGCGTGTACCTGGCCGTTTCCTTGTATGAGGAAGTTGCTGCCACCAGCACAGAGGCTGAAGGAATCACCGTCAGCATCAGCCCGGACAGTACGCTGGACCTGGACGGTGTGGACATCCCCTTGGACGAGCGCAATCTCGCCTACAAAGCTGCAGCCATCATGGCTGAAATGTCGGAAAAGCCCACGGGTGTGCACTTGGAAATCACCAAACGTGTTCCCGTGGCTGGTGGAATGGGCGGCGGTTCTGCAGACGCCGCGGCCACCCTGTTGGCGTGCGACGCACTCTGGAACAGCGGCCTCTCACGCGAGGAACTCGCGCATCTGGCGGCCGAACTGGGCGCGGACGTTCCGTTTTCGCTCCTGGGAGGCACCGCCGTCGGGCTTGGCGTGGGAGACAAACTCTCACCCGCCCTGGCCAAGGCACAAATGGACTGGGTGCTGGTCTTTGCCGATTACGGATTGTCCACCCCTGATGTTTTCCGCACGCTTGACGGCCTTCGTGACTCGGAACGTGTTGAGATACCTGAGCCCGTTGACGTGGACCCCACCATTCTTCAAGCGCTGCGCAACGGGGACCCTGAGACGCTGAGCCGGGTGTTGATCAATGACCTCCAGCGGGCATCCATCACGCTGGCTCCCCAACTTCGCGACACCATTGGACTGGGCGAAGCGCGCGGCGCCCTCGCCGGCATGGTGTCAGGCTCGGGCCCCACCATCGCGCTGCTTGCCCGGGATTCCGTCTCGGCCGCGGTTCTTGCTGAAGAACTGGTCCACCGTGGACACAATGCCTTGGCCGTTCACGGTCCCGTTCCCGGTGCCCGGATCATCTCCGATACTCTCCTGTAGTACCCCTCCAGCTCCTGTACCCCGCATTCCAGCAGTAGAAAGTAGTACCCATTGGCCCACCTGCTTGGCGGCGAAAACCTCACCGTTTCGTTCGCGACCCGCACTGTCCTCGACGGCGTCACCCTCGGCTTGGAGGATGGCGACCGCATCGGCATGGTGGGGCGCAACGGCGACGGTAAATCGACGCTCATGCGCCTGCTTGCCCTGCGCTCGACTCCTGACTCCGGCCGCGTGACCAAGCGCGGGGACGTCAACGTGGGCTACCTGGACCAAGGCGACGTACTCGACGGCGACCTCACGGTGGGCGCCGCGATCGTCGGCGACCGCGCGGACCACGAATGGGCCGCCAACGCCAAAATCCGCGAAGTCATGGGCGGACTGGTGGGCGACGTCGACTGGCATGCCAACGTCCACGCTCTCTCCGGTGGCCAGAAGCGCCGTGTCGCGCTGGCCAAGCTCCTCATCGAAGACCACGACGTCATCATGCTGGACGAACCCACCAACCACCTCGACGTCGAAGGCGTCGCCTGGCTGGCCCGGCACCTGAAAACGCGCTGGCGCGCCAACCAGGGCGCCTTCCTGGTGGTTACCCACGACCGCTGGTTCCTAGACGAAGTCTGTAACTACACTTGGGAAGTCCACGACGCCATGGTGGACATGTTCGACGGCGGGTACGCCGCCTACGTTTTGGCCCGCGCCGAGCGCGACCGCATGGCCTCCGTCGTCGAAGGTAAACGCCAGCAGCTGGTCAAGAAGGAACTGGCATGGCTCAGGCGCGGCGCTCCCGCCCGAACCGCCAAACCCAAGTTCCGCATCGAAGCCGCCAACGATCTCATCGCCGACGTGCCGGATCCCCGCGACTCCGTGGCTCTAAGCAAAATGGCCACCGCGCGCCTGGGCAAGGACGTGCTGGACCTCGAGAACGTGACGCTGGACTTCCTTGACGGAGCCGAGGGACAGAAGCTGTTCGACAACATCACGCTTCGACTCGCACCGGGCGAACGGCTCGGTTTGGTGGGCGTCAACGGTGC is drawn from Arthrobacter sp. 31Y and contains these coding sequences:
- a CDS encoding resuscitation-promoting factor, encoding MIKFFTTDGKFSFLKVGTQLLVVAALVVGVVAFVGNNKTVTLNVDGKVSSIQTFGGTVDQVVKAAKVELKDADRVSPALDAKIDNGSVVNVNLAKAVSIELDGARKTVNTTSPDVAGLVSELGVASSSEISQPKEASLEVTGSFVSISTPKTISVVADGKDTSTTTTATDVATVLKDTGITVGANDHISQPGNAPIVQDMVIKVSRVDTSKTAEATEEVPFESVKSDSAELFKGEEKVTQEGVAGSLVKTFKLVLVDGREASRTLVSSNVATQPVAEKISVGTKARPVATPTPRAAAATAAPAASGPTGAPNEAMWDRIAQCESGGNWSINTGNGYYGGLQFSSPTWLANGGGAYAPNASLASKAQQIDIANRLYAKNGLSDWGCAHAA
- the rsmA gene encoding 16S rRNA (adenine(1518)-N(6)/adenine(1519)-N(6))-dimethyltransferase RsmA is translated as MTEPNSEPAAVAPLMGATDIRRLAEEIGVRPTKTLGQNFVIDGNTIRRIVAAANIADGETVLEVGPGLGSLTLGLLDAATAVVAVEIDPVLAEKLPETVRAWRPGAEENFHLVLSDAMKVTELPLPPTALVANLPYNVAVPVVLHLLQHFPSLQHGLVMVQDEVADRLAASPGSKIYGVPSVKAAWYGHMRKAGVIGMNVFWPAPKIHSGLVAFTRHDPPETHATREQVFAVIDAAFAQRRKTLRAALSGWAGSASEAERCLVAAGVDPTARGEVLDINAYVKIAEARHPVDA
- a CDS encoding 4-(cytidine 5'-diphospho)-2-C-methyl-D-erythritol kinase — its product is MNPGSRKPSSLPFVGDRFHARTVRVKAPGKVNVSLSVGPLRPDGYHSVASVYLAVSLYEEVAATSTEAEGITVSISPDSTLDLDGVDIPLDERNLAYKAAAIMAEMSEKPTGVHLEITKRVPVAGGMGGGSADAAATLLACDALWNSGLSREELAHLAAELGADVPFSLLGGTAVGLGVGDKLSPALAKAQMDWVLVFADYGLSTPDVFRTLDGLRDSERVEIPEPVDVDPTILQALRNGDPETLSRVLINDLQRASITLAPQLRDTIGLGEARGALAGMVSGSGPTIALLARDSVSAAVLAEELVHRGHNALAVHGPVPGARIISDTLL
- a CDS encoding ABC-F family ATP-binding cassette domain-containing protein yields the protein MAHLLGGENLTVSFATRTVLDGVTLGLEDGDRIGMVGRNGDGKSTLMRLLALRSTPDSGRVTKRGDVNVGYLDQGDVLDGDLTVGAAIVGDRADHEWAANAKIREVMGGLVGDVDWHANVHALSGGQKRRVALAKLLIEDHDVIMLDEPTNHLDVEGVAWLARHLKTRWRANQGAFLVVTHDRWFLDEVCNYTWEVHDAMVDMFDGGYAAYVLARAERDRMASVVEGKRQQLVKKELAWLRRGAPARTAKPKFRIEAANDLIADVPDPRDSVALSKMATARLGKDVLDLENVTLDFLDGAEGQKLFDNITLRLAPGERLGLVGVNGAGKSTLLKLLNGEIQPSSGKVKRGKTVVTAVLTQDVKELDDVSDLRVIEVIEREKRSFNVGGKEFTAGQLVEQLGFTKEKQWTPVSDLSGGERRRLQLLRLLVGEPNVLMLDEPTNDLDTDTLAAVEDVLDGWPGTLVVVSHDRYLLERVTDNQMALLGDGKLRGLPGGVDQYLELREAALASGAVRSGQSAPTSASGTASSAAASSGASEAEKREARKDLNRIDRQLGKISQQEEKLHTQMAAKSASGDFDALGELNAKLQELLDEKEGLELEWLEAAEILGE